A single window of Nicotiana sylvestris chromosome 5, ASM39365v2, whole genome shotgun sequence DNA harbors:
- the LOC138869190 gene encoding uncharacterized protein, translated as MPGYAKFMKDIVTKKRSMNFEIIKVTYQVSEIVHSMAPKLEDPSAFTIIGASINLMPYLVFKTLGIGKPRPTFMRLQMGNRTMKRPLGVIEDALVRVDKFILLADFVILDCEVDYEVPIFLGRPFLATGKALCDVEARELTFRVGDEKVVFHVCKSMQQPNSTEVCSFMDLVTDVIVDETSATINVGDMLEVVLLNFDDDEMDGLMECVNSLQGMGSTTPPTKPYIEEPPTLELKPLSPHLRYEFLGPYSTLPIIISSCLTNVHVDFILAVLQKRKKVIGWTLADIRGISPAFCKHKIKLEDGAKPSIEHQRRLNEAM; from the exons ATGCCCGGTTATGCAAAGTTTATGAAGGATATTGTAACAAAGAAGCGGTCAATGAATTTTGAAATCATCAAAGTCACTTATCAAGTGAGTGAAATTGTGCATTCAATGGCTCCTAAGTTGGAGGATCCCAGTGCTTTCACGATTattggggcaagtatcaatttgatgccctatttggtttttaagactttgggaattgggaaaccaagacccacctttatgagattgcaaatgggcAATCGTACTATGAAGAGGCCTTTGGGTGTAATTGAAGATGCCttggttcgtgttgataaattcattcttctGGCAGATTTTGTCATCCTagattgtgaggttgattatgAAGTGCCGATTTttcttgggagacctttccttgctacggggaaggctcttTGTGATGTTGAAGCCAGAGAACTTACATTTcgggttggtgatgaaaaagtggtattCCATGTGTGTAAGTCCATGCAGCAACCAAATAGCACTGAGGTGTGTTCTTTTATGGACTTGGTGACcgatgttattgttgatgaaaCAAGTGCTACAATTAATGTTGGTGATATGTTGGAGGTCGtcttgctcaactttgatgatgacgAAATGGATGGCTTAAtggaatgtgtgaactctttgcaaggaatgggaTC gacaaCTCCTCCTACAAAGCCTTATATTGAAGAGCCTCCTaccttggagttgaagccattgtctccacatcttcggtatgaatttcttggtccttaTTCTACTTTACCAATTATTATTTCCTCTTGTTTAACTAACGTGCATGTAGATTTTATATTGGCGGTGCTACAGAAGAGGAAGAAGGTTATTGGGTGGACATTAgcggatattcgggggataagccccgccttttgcaagCATAAGATCAAGTTGGAAGATGGCgccaaaccatctattgaacatcaaaggagactcaatgaggctaTGTAA